TTTTGGTGTTCTTACCGCAGGCCTGACTTCACCTCCCGGAATTACAACATTCCCATTCCATACGGTCAGGCTTGTGGTAACCGGGGCTGGTGCAGGTATTTTTGTAACTACAGACCAGCCATCTGTAAAGGTATTGTAATTCAATATCTGTGTGGAGAATCCGGGATGTTTTTCTTTCAATACCGCGGCATCGGCAGCAAGTTTGCCATCATCACCGCCAAACACCAGCAGGTTTTGGTTTAGCGCAAAGGCCGGATTTGGTGCTGCACCCACAGAAACCGGCAGATCAGCAATCTTTTTCCATCCTGTTTGGGGGTTATAGCTATAGGCATCTTTAAGGTAGTTCCTGCTGCCATTGATCAGTTCGATGCCGCTAAACAGGTAGCAATCATTTCCAATTGCCCCGGTAACGGCAAACATGCGGCCGCCACCTGGCCATGACTTTAATATTTTCCACTCCCTTTTTTTGGCCTGCAGGTCAAGCGACCAGAAATTCTGGCCGGCATTTCGGGCATCCGGACGCTCAATTCCGCCTGCAATATAGATGACATCCCCCACCAGTACTCCCGAAGTATTGGCTATGGCAGTTGGTAAGGGCGGTAAATCTGTCTTTTCTATACGGCCTTTATTGTATTTTAGCTGGAAAACATCTGCATAATGCCCTTTTTCGTTGCTTCCGCCAATAATGATCAGTGTTCCTTTCCAGCTGATGGATGCTCCGTAGCCTAAGGGCTGGGGTAACTTCCCTGCCAGTTTCCAGGTATCATTCGGTTTTTCAAGTACAAAAATATGATCATGCCAGGCTTTTTTGGAACCCGTCCAGGGTGCTCCGCCATCCGGAAAATTTGCACCGCCTGCTACCAGTAACGTGCCATTTGAAATGCCTGCAAAAGAACCTGCAAAGCCAATTTGATCGGGTATTGGACTGAGCTCCGACCAGCCCGGCTTGGTACCGGATTGGGCAAGCCCTTCAGTTAAAACTGTTGTCATAGCTAAGATTAGAAGTAAATAAATGGGCCTCATATGAGTTGGCAAGCCTGCTTAACGATATTAAAGAAATCGATTTCCAGCAGTGCATTTCTGAAGTCACTTGATTCTTTAGCCGACAGTGGTTCAAGTGGTAGGCGGCATTTGCCTAAATTAAAACCTTCCATTTCCATAATGGCGCGCTGTGCGGGTATCGGCGGATATTTTACCAGCTCCCTTACCATATTTACTGCATGCAGCTGCGTGGCGGCAGCCTCAGCATTGAAACCTTCTTCGTACAGTTTCATTACCTTCAGGTACAAAGGGGCTGCAAAGGTATAAGTACTGCCAATGGCTCCTTTAGCGCCTACAGCCAGTGCTGGTAACAGCATTTCATCGTAGCCAAAAAGAATGTCAAATTTTCCGTTCCGGTAATTTAAACAGGCCTGGTACTCGTGCAAGGTAGCCGCGGTATATTTAATGCCGGCCAGATTGGGGATCACCGCTTCGGCCTCTTTTAAAAAGCTGATCATATCCATGCCTACGCCGGTAAGGGCTGGAATGCTGTAATAGTAGAAGGGTGTATTTGGTGCTGCCGAGGCAATCTGGGCCATACTTTTTACCAGGTTAGCTACTGAGGTTGGCTTGAAATAAAAGGCAGCTACGGATGAGATGGCATCCGCACCGATTTGCTCGGCATGGGCAGCCAGTTTACGGCATTCGGCAATAGAGCTGTGCCCTACGTGCACCAGTACCAGGATTCTTTTATCAGCAGCTTTCACATAAGCTTCAGCAATGGCCATCCGTTCTTCGATAGTCAGATTTGGTCCTTCCCCGTTGGTACCGCAAATAAATACGCCCGATAAGCCATCATTCACCATTTTATCTACAATGGATGGAATGAGCTCTAAATTTATAGTTCCATCTTCACGATAAGCAGCAAATGTTGCTGCTATTAACCCGGTTATCTTATTCATATATCATTGTTTTTAGTAGTTGTTTTGTTTCATTTTAAAGCAGTTCATGCAGTTTGATGCGCTGAAACACCAGGTCGGCCTGACTGCTTTCGTATAATATACCTATCGTATTGTTGTCTATACTCGTTAGGCAGGAATAGCCCCTGCTGTTCTCCTGGTCTAACAGGATTTTTTTTGCTGATGGCCAGGTTTTGCCGTCGTCGAAGCTGATCTTAATGGTCATGTGGTTACGTGCAGTCTTTGAATCAGGATTGGAAAACAGCAGAACCGACCTTTTCTTCCCTTTGTGCTCAAAATCATGACGGATGATGCTGGCCATACAGGTAGGTTCGGGCAAGGCATTGTGCGAGCTGGAATGTAGATCCCAGTCCTTTCCAAGATTCCGGGTTACCGCCACTGCCCTGCCATTTGTACTGCTGGTGTCGGTTCTGTTCTTATTGGAGCGCATATTTAGCATAATGGTGCCATCAGAGAGTTCTACAGCCATATTCTCAGTGGTCGATTCACTGGTAGCTGCATGGCTTACTTGCCAGCTAAGACCAGCATCTTTGCTATAGGTAAGGTTAGAAAAGGCTTTACCTTTTGCATCACGGCCCTGGGTCGGAAATACAATTGTTCCATCTTTAAGTGTAATGCCCTGACCCGGAGCGGGTGCCCATAACCACCAGTCTTCCTGCTTGCACATTTTGGTCAGGTTGACCGGCTTGTCCCAGGTTTTACCATTGTCGGTGCTTTTTACCACCAGGAACTGCGCGGTTTGTTTTACGTCAAAACCTGGTTGCGAACCTTTGGTTTTCCACTGGTGGTTCCATTCCTTACTTCCTTCATTCAAACCTTCAATCCATTTGCCCTGATCGTTGATTACCCCATACATCCAGAGTCCTGCTATAAATATATGGCCGGTCTTTTTGTCGACCAGGATGTTGGCATCAGAAACGCCGTTAAATTTTTCGGGTAAATTGCCCCAGGTACCCATATCCAACACAATTTGCATGGGCA
This window of the Pedobacter africanus genome carries:
- a CDS encoding kelch repeat-containing protein; its protein translation is MTTVLTEGLAQSGTKPGWSELSPIPDQIGFAGSFAGISNGTLLVAGGANFPDGGAPWTGSKKAWHDHIFVLEKPNDTWKLAGKLPQPLGYGASISWKGTLIIIGGSNEKGHYADVFQLKYNKGRIEKTDLPPLPTAIANTSGVLVGDVIYIAGGIERPDARNAGQNFWSLDLQAKKREWKILKSWPGGGRMFAVTGAIGNDCYLFSGIELINGSRNYLKDAYSYNPQTGWKKIADLPVSVGAAPNPAFALNQNLLVFGGDDGKLAADAAVLKEKHPGFSTQILNYNTFTDGWSVVTKIPAPAPVTTSLTVWNGNVVIPGGEVRPAVRTPKVLIYKSLKK
- a CDS encoding dihydrodipicolinate synthase family protein, which encodes MNKITGLIAATFAAYREDGTINLELIPSIVDKMVNDGLSGVFICGTNGEGPNLTIEERMAIAEAYVKAADKRILVLVHVGHSSIAECRKLAAHAEQIGADAISSVAAFYFKPTSVANLVKSMAQIASAAPNTPFYYYSIPALTGVGMDMISFLKEAEAVIPNLAGIKYTAATLHEYQACLNYRNGKFDILFGYDEMLLPALAVGAKGAIGSTYTFAAPLYLKVMKLYEEGFNAEAAATQLHAVNMVRELVKYPPIPAQRAIMEMEGFNLGKCRLPLEPLSAKESSDFRNALLEIDFFNIVKQACQLI
- a CDS encoding sialidase family protein yields the protein MTRIFGSWLLICLLPLIAPAQHIAMPGASQTKYKVPVLKGKELNPILRITIHATAEDEVLQSVSILTKTSVPSGQVLQLKLFAAGTDSTFQKAEKLAGKTPFSESKHPLKEMTTLTGNIPLQKGKNYIWLAVTLAAGADPAAFLMVNVPEIKLKSGILKIKGDNYAHRTGIALRQHNQDNVHTYRIPGLATANDGTLLAIYDIRRDSGRDLQGNIDIGLSRSTDKGKTWLPMQIVLDMGTWGNLPEKFNGVSDANILVDKKTGHIFIAGLWMYGVINDQGKWIEGLNEGSKEWNHQWKTKGSQPGFDVKQTAQFLVVKSTDNGKTWDKPVNLTKMCKQEDWWLWAPAPGQGITLKDGTIVFPTQGRDAKGKAFSNLTYSKDAGLSWQVSHAATSESTTENMAVELSDGTIMLNMRSNKNRTDTSSTNGRAVAVTRNLGKDWDLHSSSHNALPEPTCMASIIRHDFEHKGKKRSVLLFSNPDSKTARNHMTIKISFDDGKTWPSAKKILLDQENSRGYSCLTSIDNNTIGILYESSQADLVFQRIKLHELL